A portion of the Acidihalobacter yilgarnensis genome contains these proteins:
- a CDS encoding acetoacetate--CoA ligase has product MDQPLWQPDARKAEDSNMARFLRFVREHTGNPDIQRYAPLWDFSVRQPARFWSLLWEFCGVRANGEFEPALIDGDCMPGARWFPDMRLNFAANLLRHRDANPALIFRNEWGHARTLSYAELHTEVARFADALRRAGVRQGDRVAGYLPNIPETVIGMLASASLGAIWSSTSPDFGVKGVTDRFGQIAPKVLIAVDAYPYGGKTHDCMEKLRELQHALPSVTHTIIVPYSGQAPDLAGLPTAVAWPDFVTSQDTPPLDYIDGPFDHPLYILYSSGTTGVPKCIVHGAGGTLLQHLKELVLHTDLKREDRIFYYTTCGWMMWNWLVSGLATGAGIVLYDGSPFHPNGNVLWNLVDELDISIFGTSAKWLAASEKAGIRPRLSHRLSALKSILSTGSPLAPESFDYVYRDVKPDLMLASISGGTDIVSCFALGNPLLPVYRGELQCRGLGLKVEAYDADGHPVRGEPGELVCEAPFPSMPIGFWNDPDGTKYHAAYFERFPGVWAHGDFVEITSRASIIIHGRSDTTLNPGGVRIGTAEIYRQVEQIPEVLESIAIGQHWRDDERIVLFVRLREGVTLDETLRRCIRQQIRDNTTPRHVPARIEQVADLPRTRSGKLTELAVREAIHGRPVTNTDAIANPEILEVFAAMRADLAGE; this is encoded by the coding sequence ATGGATCAGCCACTCTGGCAACCGGATGCACGCAAGGCCGAAGACTCGAATATGGCGCGTTTCCTGCGTTTCGTACGCGAGCACACAGGTAATCCAGACATCCAGCGCTACGCACCGCTGTGGGATTTCTCCGTACGCCAGCCCGCGCGCTTCTGGTCACTGCTGTGGGAGTTCTGCGGCGTGCGTGCCAATGGCGAATTCGAGCCAGCCTTGATAGATGGCGACTGCATGCCTGGCGCGCGCTGGTTTCCCGACATGCGCCTCAATTTTGCCGCAAACCTCCTACGCCACCGAGACGCCAACCCCGCCCTGATCTTTCGCAATGAGTGGGGCCACGCACGCACGCTGAGCTACGCCGAGCTACACACAGAGGTTGCCCGCTTTGCCGACGCTCTGCGCCGCGCCGGGGTGAGACAAGGCGATCGCGTTGCTGGTTATTTGCCCAACATCCCCGAAACCGTAATCGGCATGCTTGCCAGCGCCTCCTTGGGCGCCATCTGGTCGTCGACCTCGCCTGATTTCGGCGTCAAAGGCGTAACCGACCGCTTCGGACAGATCGCGCCGAAGGTACTCATCGCCGTCGATGCCTACCCCTATGGCGGCAAGACGCACGACTGCATGGAAAAGCTGCGCGAACTGCAACACGCGCTGCCCTCGGTGACGCACACCATCATCGTGCCCTACTCCGGCCAAGCGCCGGATCTGGCCGGCCTGCCCACAGCAGTCGCCTGGCCCGATTTCGTTACCTCACAGGACACACCTCCGCTCGACTACATCGACGGCCCCTTCGACCATCCGCTGTATATTCTCTATTCCTCCGGCACCACTGGCGTGCCCAAGTGCATTGTCCACGGCGCCGGCGGCACGCTACTGCAGCACCTCAAGGAACTGGTACTGCATACCGATCTCAAGCGCGAAGATCGTATCTTCTACTACACCACCTGCGGCTGGATGATGTGGAACTGGCTAGTCTCCGGGCTCGCCACCGGCGCCGGTATCGTGCTCTACGACGGCTCGCCATTCCATCCCAACGGCAATGTACTGTGGAACCTCGTCGACGAGCTCGACATCAGCATTTTCGGCACCAGCGCCAAGTGGCTGGCCGCCTCCGAGAAAGCCGGCATAAGACCCAGACTCAGCCATCGTCTGAGTGCGCTCAAGAGCATCCTGTCGACCGGCTCACCGCTCGCACCCGAAAGCTTCGATTACGTTTACCGCGACGTGAAGCCCGACCTCATGCTCGCTTCCATTTCCGGCGGCACCGACATCGTCTCCTGCTTCGCACTCGGCAATCCGTTGCTGCCCGTCTACCGCGGTGAGCTGCAATGCCGCGGCCTCGGACTCAAGGTTGAGGCCTACGATGCCGACGGCCATCCCGTTCGTGGCGAGCCCGGCGAACTCGTCTGCGAGGCTCCTTTCCCCTCCATGCCCATCGGTTTCTGGAACGACCCCGACGGCACGAAATACCACGCGGCCTATTTCGAGCGCTTCCCCGGCGTGTGGGCGCACGGCGATTTCGTGGAAATCACCTCGCGTGCGAGCATCATCATCCACGGCCGCTCCGACACCACCCTCAACCCCGGCGGCGTGCGTATCGGTACTGCCGAGATCTATCGCCAGGTCGAACAGATCCCAGAAGTACTCGAATCCATCGCCATCGGCCAGCACTGGCGCGACGACGAACGCATCGTACTCTTCGTGCGCCTGCGAGAAGGCGTCACACTCGACGAAACCCTGCGCCGATGCATTCGTCAGCAGATTCGCGATAACACCACGCCACGCCATGTCCCGGCACGCATCGAACAGGTCGCCGACCTGCCACGAACACGCTCGGGCAAGCTCACAGAACTGGCCGTTCGCGAAGCCATCCATGGGCGCCCCGTGACCAACACGGATGCCATCGCTAATCCGGAAATACTGGAAGTCTTCGCTGCCATGCGTGCCGATCTGGCCGGAGAATGA
- a CDS encoding thiolase family protein has translation MSEIVIVSARRTPIGVFRGALADLPAPALGAAAIRAAVADAQLAPDVVSEVIMGCVLSAGLGQAPARQAALAAGLALSVGCTTVNKVCGSGMKAIMFGHDLIRAGSAEVVVAGGMESMSGAPHLIPGSREGHRYGSFEVLDHMARDGLTDAYDGQPMGLFGEATAERYGFDRARQDAFAVASVERARTAQSSGGFEAELVRLSLGNADDAAPPIGQDEGPSRCEPSRIALLRPVFRRDGGTITAATASSIADGAAAMVLMSAETAAARGLVPLARIVGHAGHSQAPEWFTTAPVGAIERLLRQVGWDVRAVDLFEVNEAFAVVAMAVMEELGIDHARMNVNGGACALGHPIGASGARIVVTLLHALRARGLRRGVAALCIGGGEATAIAVERI, from the coding sequence ATGTCCGAGATTGTTATCGTCAGTGCGCGCCGCACTCCCATCGGCGTGTTTCGTGGCGCGTTGGCGGATTTGCCGGCCCCTGCGCTCGGTGCCGCTGCCATCCGTGCCGCGGTAGCGGACGCACAACTCGCGCCAGACGTGGTCTCGGAGGTGATCATGGGTTGCGTGCTGAGCGCAGGCCTCGGCCAGGCGCCTGCTCGGCAGGCGGCATTGGCCGCTGGATTGGCCCTGTCGGTCGGTTGTACGACCGTGAACAAGGTTTGCGGATCGGGGATGAAGGCGATCATGTTCGGGCACGATCTGATCCGTGCCGGTTCGGCGGAAGTGGTGGTGGCAGGCGGCATGGAATCGATGAGTGGGGCCCCTCATTTGATTCCCGGCTCGCGCGAGGGGCATCGTTACGGGAGCTTCGAGGTGCTCGATCACATGGCTCGCGATGGTCTGACTGATGCCTACGATGGTCAACCGATGGGCCTGTTCGGCGAGGCAACGGCAGAGCGTTACGGTTTCGATCGGGCGCGTCAGGATGCCTTCGCAGTTGCTTCGGTCGAGCGTGCACGTACGGCGCAATCGAGTGGGGGGTTTGAGGCTGAGCTGGTACGGCTGTCGCTTGGAAATGCCGACGATGCGGCCCCTCCGATCGGTCAGGACGAAGGGCCTTCACGATGCGAGCCCTCGCGGATCGCTCTGCTGCGGCCGGTCTTCCGTCGAGACGGCGGTACGATTACGGCCGCCACGGCTTCGAGTATCGCCGACGGCGCGGCCGCGATGGTGTTGATGTCTGCGGAAACGGCGGCGGCACGCGGGCTCGTTCCGTTGGCCCGGATCGTGGGTCATGCCGGACATTCGCAAGCGCCGGAGTGGTTTACCACGGCGCCGGTGGGAGCTATCGAGCGTCTGTTGCGTCAGGTCGGTTGGGATGTGCGGGCGGTTGACCTGTTCGAAGTCAACGAAGCCTTCGCGGTAGTCGCCATGGCGGTGATGGAGGAGTTGGGTATTGACCACGCGCGTATGAACGTCAACGGCGGGGCCTGTGCCCTGGGTCACCCGATCGGTGCAAGTGGTGCGCGAATCGTGGTCACGCTATTGCACGCGCTGCGCGCGCGCGGCCTTCGGCGCGGTGTCGCGGCTCTGTGCATCGGGGGTGGCGAGGCGACGGCAATCGCCGTGGAGCGGATCTGA
- the htpX gene encoding protease HtpX, protein MKRILLFLATNIAIMVVLSIVLNVLMAVTGVHGIQTKSGQINYMGLLLLASVFGFGGAFISLFLSKWMAKRSMGVQVIDQPRTSSEIWLMETVQRLARQANLGMPEVGVFDSPDMNAFATGASRNKALVAVSTGLLQGMERDEIEAVLAHEISHVANGDMVTLTLIQGVINTFVIFIARIVGHVVDRVVFKSERDYGPAYFITVIVTEIFLAILASAIVMWFSRKREFRADAGGAKLAGRDKMIAALRRLQHAHEPEELPGQLAAFGINGGLGHGLRKLFMSHPPLEERIAALEAMR, encoded by the coding sequence ATGAAGCGCATCCTGCTGTTCCTGGCGACCAATATTGCCATCATGGTGGTCTTGAGCATTGTGCTCAACGTCCTGATGGCGGTGACGGGCGTGCATGGCATCCAGACCAAGAGCGGCCAGATCAACTACATGGGCCTGCTGTTATTGGCGTCCGTGTTCGGTTTCGGCGGCGCGTTCATCTCGCTTTTCCTGTCCAAGTGGATGGCCAAGAGGAGCATGGGCGTGCAGGTCATCGACCAGCCGCGCACCAGCAGTGAAATCTGGCTGATGGAAACGGTGCAGCGACTGGCGCGTCAGGCTAATCTGGGTATGCCGGAGGTTGGCGTGTTCGACAGCCCGGACATGAACGCCTTTGCGACCGGCGCGAGCCGCAACAAGGCCTTGGTCGCGGTGAGTACCGGACTGCTGCAGGGTATGGAGCGCGATGAAATCGAGGCCGTGCTGGCCCATGAGATCAGCCACGTGGCCAACGGGGATATGGTCACCCTGACGCTAATCCAGGGCGTGATCAATACCTTCGTGATCTTCATTGCCCGCATCGTCGGACACGTGGTCGACCGCGTGGTCTTTAAGAGCGAGCGCGATTACGGCCCTGCGTATTTCATCACCGTGATCGTCACCGAAATCTTTCTCGCCATCCTCGCCTCGGCGATCGTGATGTGGTTCTCGCGTAAGCGCGAGTTCCGTGCCGACGCCGGCGGCGCCAAGCTGGCGGGGCGCGATAAGATGATTGCGGCACTGCGTCGCCTGCAGCACGCGCACGAGCCGGAGGAGCTCCCCGGCCAGCTCGCCGCCTTTGGCATCAACGGCGGCCTGGGTCATGGCTTGCGTAAGCTGTTTATGAGCCATCCTCCGCTGGAGGAGCGTATTGCCGCACTGGAGGCGATGCGTTGA
- a CDS encoding GGDEF/EAL domain-containing response regulator produces MDTKRLAPIIVTTDLNEAEELISAIRNCGYAVRPTVIASEEMLREQLPTIQADLLLFDIEKSGLELSNLRAIISDAGKHLPMIALTHKPLADPMPYLESGVDDVVVASNHEHLQHVVTRTALAQTNWRALKHAQALVREAEKRCQLLLESSKDAVGYAHEGMHIYANRSYLDLFGFGDMDEIEGVPLMDLVTRQDRGDVKEFLRQYARSSEPEQTLSTHLLTVSGDEFDAELAFSPASIDGEDCTQIVIRRHDGDTKELEKQIHFLSQRDLMTGLYNRQYFMEQLKETVTAATRGLGNRAVILLALDRFESLKETFGISGSDMVLVDFGKLLEQQITEGDIACRFDGNRFIVLTHAWQAEALQAYMDRLNHAITNHICELDGRSIASPASLGGSVIDENAPDANEVLARAERAFKQANSTGGQGVIYRPREGEMSQRQLDELWSKRLREAIKENRMRLLFQPIVSLNGDHGEHYNVSMRMLDDKGQPVAAREFMPSAERSGVAKMLDRWVLHHTLKQVSSRLRENKRTILFIKLTAGSLQDPEMLPWLAEQLKENRILGDLLVFEIKTGVAVNYLRQAREFQKGLRQIHCRLALDDFGSGANPFQLLKQVPADYLKFDGTFMDDLPNSPENQETLKLLTSQAHAENRMVIAQRVEDPQVLPTLWGLGINYIQGNFLQVPSERMDYDFTAMG; encoded by the coding sequence ATGGACACCAAGCGGCTGGCGCCGATCATCGTCACGACCGACCTCAATGAAGCCGAGGAACTGATCAGTGCGATCAGAAACTGCGGCTACGCGGTCCGACCCACGGTCATCGCCTCGGAAGAAATGCTCCGCGAGCAATTGCCGACGATCCAAGCCGATCTGTTGCTCTTCGATATCGAAAAATCGGGGCTGGAGCTATCGAACCTGAGAGCCATTATCAGCGATGCCGGCAAGCATCTGCCAATGATCGCCCTCACCCACAAACCACTTGCCGACCCGATGCCCTATCTCGAATCCGGTGTCGATGATGTCGTTGTGGCCTCCAATCACGAACATCTTCAGCACGTGGTCACGCGTACTGCGCTCGCGCAAACCAACTGGCGCGCCCTCAAACACGCCCAGGCACTGGTACGCGAGGCGGAAAAACGTTGCCAGCTCCTGCTCGAAAGCTCCAAGGATGCGGTCGGCTATGCCCACGAGGGCATGCATATCTACGCCAACCGATCCTACCTCGACCTCTTCGGCTTCGGCGACATGGATGAAATCGAGGGCGTGCCGTTAATGGATCTTGTGACCCGCCAGGACCGAGGCGACGTCAAGGAATTCCTCCGCCAGTATGCCCGGAGTAGCGAACCGGAACAGACGCTATCGACGCATCTGCTAACGGTCAGCGGCGATGAATTCGATGCCGAATTGGCCTTCAGCCCAGCCAGTATCGATGGTGAAGACTGTACTCAGATCGTCATCCGCCGGCATGATGGCGATACCAAGGAACTGGAAAAACAAATCCATTTCCTGAGTCAGCGCGACCTCATGACTGGGCTGTACAACCGTCAGTACTTTATGGAACAGCTCAAGGAAACGGTGACTGCCGCCACCCGTGGGCTCGGTAACCGGGCAGTCATTTTACTCGCGTTGGATCGCTTCGAATCGCTCAAGGAAACCTTCGGCATTTCCGGCAGCGACATGGTGCTGGTAGATTTTGGCAAGTTACTCGAACAGCAAATTACCGAAGGCGATATCGCCTGCCGCTTCGACGGCAATCGCTTCATCGTACTGACCCATGCCTGGCAAGCCGAGGCGCTGCAGGCCTACATGGACCGCCTCAACCACGCCATCACCAATCACATCTGCGAACTTGACGGCAGGTCGATTGCCAGTCCCGCCAGCCTCGGCGGCAGCGTTATCGACGAGAATGCGCCCGACGCCAACGAGGTCCTCGCTCGTGCGGAACGGGCATTCAAACAGGCCAATTCGACTGGCGGCCAGGGCGTGATCTATCGCCCTCGCGAGGGCGAAATGAGCCAGCGGCAACTCGACGAATTGTGGAGCAAGCGCCTGCGCGAGGCCATCAAGGAAAATCGCATGCGCCTGCTCTTCCAACCGATCGTCAGCCTGAACGGTGACCATGGCGAGCACTACAACGTCTCCATGCGCATGCTCGACGACAAAGGTCAGCCGGTCGCGGCTCGCGAATTCATGCCCAGCGCCGAACGCAGCGGCGTCGCGAAGATGTTGGACCGCTGGGTGCTGCATCACACCCTCAAGCAGGTCTCCTCACGTCTGCGAGAGAACAAGCGCACGATCCTGTTCATCAAACTGACAGCCGGTTCGTTGCAGGACCCGGAAATGCTTCCCTGGCTGGCCGAACAACTCAAGGAAAACCGCATCCTCGGTGACCTGCTGGTGTTCGAGATCAAGACCGGCGTTGCGGTCAACTATCTACGCCAAGCGCGCGAATTCCAGAAGGGACTACGCCAGATTCACTGCCGTCTCGCACTCGACGACTTCGGTAGCGGCGCCAATCCGTTCCAACTGCTCAAACAAGTGCCGGCAGACTATCTCAAGTTCGATGGCACCTTCATGGACGATTTGCCCAATAGTCCGGAAAATCAGGAAACCCTCAAACTGCTGACCAGCCAGGCACACGCCGAGAATCGCATGGTGATCGCGCAGCGCGTCGAAGATCCGCAAGTCCTCCCAACGTTATGGGGTTTAGGCATCAACTATATCCAGGGAAATTTCCTGCAGGTGCCTTCTGAACGTATGGATTATGACTTCACCGCCATGGGTTGA
- a CDS encoding 3-hydroxybutyrate dehydrogenase has protein sequence MKLAGKTALVTGAASGIGRGIAECFAREGAAVAIADINHDAAEAVAASINRAGGRAIGIAMDVTQENEVEQGTNSAVEAFGALDILISNAGVQIVNPIVDYAFADWRRMLAIHLDGAFLTTRAALRHMYRDARGGIVIYMGSVHSHEASPLKSAYVTAKHGLLGLARVLAKEGAAHNVRAHVICPGFVRTPLVDKQIPEQARELGISEDEVIRKIMLGNTVDGVFTTVEDIAETALFLSAFPSAALTGQSVTVSHGWHMQ, from the coding sequence ATGAAACTCGCCGGCAAAACCGCGCTCGTTACCGGGGCCGCCAGCGGCATCGGTCGTGGCATCGCCGAATGCTTCGCCCGTGAGGGCGCCGCCGTGGCTATCGCCGACATCAACCACGACGCCGCCGAAGCGGTGGCCGCATCGATCAATCGCGCGGGCGGTCGCGCCATCGGCATCGCCATGGATGTGACTCAGGAAAATGAAGTCGAGCAAGGCACGAATAGCGCTGTCGAGGCCTTTGGCGCACTCGACATTCTGATTTCCAATGCCGGCGTGCAGATCGTCAATCCCATCGTCGACTACGCCTTCGCAGATTGGCGACGCATGCTCGCCATCCATCTCGATGGCGCCTTCCTCACCACACGCGCCGCGCTACGCCATATGTACCGAGACGCGCGTGGTGGAATCGTCATCTATATGGGATCGGTACACTCGCACGAAGCCTCACCGCTGAAATCGGCCTATGTCACCGCCAAGCACGGGCTGCTGGGCTTGGCGCGCGTGCTGGCCAAGGAAGGAGCTGCACACAACGTGCGCGCCCACGTCATCTGTCCCGGCTTCGTGCGTACACCGCTGGTCGACAAACAGATACCGGAACAGGCGCGCGAGTTGGGAATCAGCGAGGATGAGGTAATCCGCAAGATCATGCTCGGCAACACCGTGGACGGGGTGTTCACGACGGTCGAGGACATCGCCGAGACGGCGCTATTCCTCAGTGCCTTCCCGTCGGCCGCGCTTACCGGACAGTCCGTGACCGTCAGTCACGGCTGGCACATGCAATAG